The DNA window CGCGACGCGGGCGGGAGGCAGCCGCGCTGGCCGCGTTTCGTCGGGCGCTCGCGGCCGGGCGGACGGCGCCGTCGCTGCTCGGCTGGGTCGGAGAGGAGCTCGTACACCTCGGCCGCGAGAAGGAGGCGCTGGCGCTGCTCAGAGATCTGCCGCGGCGTCCGAGCAAGGACGCGGCCGCCCTCGAGCTCGTGGTGCGACTGGCCTTGGCCCGGCGGGACCTCAAGCTGGCGGTGGCGGGCCAGCGGCGGCTCGTGGAGTTCGCCCCGCGGGAGGTGCAGCCCCGGCTCCACCTCGCGCGCCTGCTCGAGGCGGCGGGGACGATCGACGAGGCGGTGACCGAGCTCGAGGGGGCGTTGAAGGTGGTGGGGCGAGACGGGGCGCTCCGGTGTCAGGTGCTGCGCGACCTCGGGGGGATCGAGGAGCAGCTCGAGCGTTTCGACGAGGCGGTGCGGCACTACGAGGAGGCCCTGCGGTACGCCACGGCCGGGGAGTGGGCCCACCGTGAGCTCGAACAGCGCATCCTCAAGAACTACGAGCGGCGTGGGGCGTTCGTTGAGCTCTCGCGGGCGGCGCTGCGCATGCTGAAGGGCAATCCGAAGAACCTCGCGGCGCTGCAGGTGCTCGCGCGCCGGAGCGTCGAGGAGGGGAAGCTCGAGCCGGCGGCTGGCTACTACCTTCGGTACCTCGCGCAGGCGCCCGGCGACGGGCTGGCGCGGTCGAGGCTCATGCTCCTGCTCGTGCGGCTCGGAAGGCCGAGCGAGGCTGCGGCCCAGGCGCTCGAACTCGCGCGACGAGAGCCGTCGGAGCCGCGGCACCTCCTCGAGCACGCGGCGCTGCTGGTGGCGGCGGGGCAGCTCGCCAGGGCGCAGCGGGCGCTGCGCGACGGGCTGGCGCGGTATCGCAAGGACGGCGACGCGCTCGAGCTCCTCGCCGCGGCGCTCGAGCAGCACGGGGACGGTGCGGGGGCGAAGCTCGCCTACGCGGCGCTGCTCAAGCTCGACGACCCCTCCGGCCGGTACCGCCAGCGCGTCACGCGCCAGCTCTTTCGCGCCGGTCGACGCAAGGAGGCCCTCGCGCTCTGGCGGGAGCATCTGGGAGCGGGAGCTGGCCGGGTGGCCTATGAGGAGTGGGTCGAGTGGGTGCTCACCGTAGGCGCCTGGCTCGACGGGGAGACGCGGCCCGCGGTGCTCGCGATCACCGAGGCGGGTCTGCGCCGCCATCCGGGGCACGCCGGGCTGCACGGTCTCAAGCGCAGGATCTCCGCCGCGCTGCGGTAAGTCAGGGCGCGACCCGGAACGAGCGGGGCCCACGCCCGCTGGCTGCGGAGCTCGGTCAGGTGGCGGGCCGACTGGCCGGTGCCTCTTCCCTTCCCCGTGGAATTCGTCGATAAAGGCGGACACGCGGGGGAGCCCCCGCTTGGCCCAGAACTTGAAGAGCTTGGCAGAAGGAGGTGCTTATGCTGCGTAGAACTGGTTCGATCATTCTGGCTGCGGTGCTTGCGGCGG is part of the Deltaproteobacteria bacterium genome and encodes:
- a CDS encoding tetratricopeptide repeat protein, giving the protein MTRALILAALVTGVAPVAAADPWAVRHDGEARGRRLLEALFKAPDSDEGLQALVDEVGLDRATRWAAERGRALRSWQAAFVEGRLWARRGREAAALAAFRRALAAGRTAPSLLGWVGEELVHLGREKEALALLRDLPRRPSKDAAALELVVRLALARRDLKLAVAGQRRLVEFAPREVQPRLHLARLLEAAGTIDEAVTELEGALKVVGRDGALRCQVLRDLGGIEEQLERFDEAVRHYEEALRYATAGEWAHRELEQRILKNYERRGAFVELSRAALRMLKGNPKNLAALQVLARRSVEEGKLEPAAGYYLRYLAQAPGDGLARSRLMLLLVRLGRPSEAAAQALELARREPSEPRHLLEHAALLVAAGQLARAQRALRDGLARYRKDGDALELLAAALEQHGDGAGAKLAYAALLKLDDPSGRYRQRVTRQLFRAGRRKEALALWREHLGAGAGRVAYEEWVEWVLTVGAWLDGETRPAVLAITEAGLRRHPGHAGLHGLKRRISAALR